CAACACAAGTATGATTATTATGAACACccaatatatgtttatatatattgtgtatTCGATATTCTACAAAAGAGATATGAATGGAGATTTGTGATaactgtttaaattttaaattacgaTCAAtgagtatttttaatttatggattCTACATGTTTAATAGAAAATGTATAAAAACctaatgatacgaaccttaggagaactacacctcaaaagctaactaTTGAGATAGAAAAGCCCAAGACCATATAGACTTCACACTAGTTATCCATACTTTCTAATGTAGGATCCaaatctcataccttgcacttgggatcctaacataccactaCGCTCTGCAGCCCCGACGTCCATGCTGGCTAGTTGTGcactagctccctgctagcctcGAGCGAACACTGTAATGTCAGCGTCACCACCTGTGTCGTATGATTGCAACTGGGAGATATagtgatggctctgataccaaatgatacgaccttaggagaaccacacttTAAAAGCTAATTATTGAGATAGGAGagcccaaggtcatataaacttcacactagttgtccatactttctaatgtgagatccaagtctcataccttgcacttgggatcctaacataaggctgcggagcgtggtagtatgttaagatcccaagtacaaggtatgagacttggatcccacattgaaaagtatgggtaactagtgtggggtttatatggtcttagactctctcatctcaatagctaacttttgaggtgtggttctcctaatgttcgtatcatttggtattagagtcatcaccatgtttctcagttgcaatcgtgcggcgcgggTGATGACGCCAACATTGCAATGTTCACCCgaggctagcagggagctagagAACAACCAACCCACTTGGGCACCAGGGCTGCAGAGCATGGTGGTATATTAAGATCCCAAGTACAAAATATGGGGCTTTCAGAATGACAGATTTCCTAGCAAAAGTGACAAGCTAGGAAATCTGTGAATACTATTTGACTGGAAAGGGTTGCACGTGTGCCGTTATGAGTGACATCAGTGTTGGCTGATGCTAGAATCCAACTCAAGCTCTTCTTTCTTTCAAGTCTCCCTGCCAAACAGCACATTCCAACTATAACTCAATGGTAAAAGCACAAGAAGAGTGGAAATTCCCCCACACATCACTATTTCAACAGTTGTTATCAACACTCCACTCCACAATAAGATggttatttcccacctaacAGGACATTGAACAAAATACACTAGAATCCTCTTTTGTGGCCTCTTCGGAACTTTATTTTTCTCAGGTTTGTGAGTGTTTGTATCTTGCTAGAAACATTAACTTCATCCTATGTAAGAGATTTGAGCAATTTTGATTTCTAAAACTCTTTCCAGATCAACTCTtatcttttattgatttttaaccttacttttgttttttcttaaataGAACTTGAACTCCACTTGTTATTTGGCATATGAGACTCGAGCTGGAGTCATTATTTGATATGATGAATTGGTTTCAATGTAAGCACACATAAGAGGTTACCGTTGTCTCATAAAAGGTGTTCATACAAGATAACCCCTAAATAGTGTTTGTTAGCTCAGCTATTTACCTCCAAATGAGTCCCATGAAGCTAATGAAGTGATTCCTGATATTGCTTGATTGTCATTTTCTTTGCCTTTTGTAAACGGCCAATTCTATAAATTGAGGATGTGCCCCTAACAAGTCCCCCCGTCACAATATGTAATGACTATTCAAGCTTTCTTGTCTCAAGGTTTCCCTATTGACTATGATGTGACCAAGAATCACATAAATCCGATCAATCTCTAAAACAATTTCATGCCACTTGATAtgctaatataatataacaacaataattataaaatgcaCTACCAAGAGCAAAACCTTTAGGCGTCATCTTGAACTGAATTATATACTAATACAAACCAAGCTTGgcatgaaaaaacaaatttctatCGCATGTTTCCCTCCCGCAAGACATCTATCATATTGTAAATCAGCTTGTCAGCCTGCGACTGAACCTGTTTTTACATGACAGTTAAAAATCAACATATAATTTAGAGGGCATCATCATACTAACCCAAGCTGGAAAACTCAAGATAATAGCAATTCAAAATAGAAATCCCATGAGTAATACCAATCTTTTGTTAAGAAATTctgattgaattttgatttatatgttttattagaCTGTAAATGTGTCATACTATGCCGTCATAAGAACATGTAAAGTAAAATGAGCAAAAAGCAGAAATGAATGAAAGCACTGGTACCTTCTTAGAAAGGAAAATTACAGCATCAATAGTACCCTCAGCGTAAATTGATCTACCACAAACATTATGTTGAAACTCGAAAGAAACTCTACAAAAATGAGGAGGAATAGTTAGTGGATGCTCATATAAGACCAGAGTGATGAATTATATACCTGGCCCAAAAAAAAGCGAACAAAGAGAGAAGGATGCTTGTTATCACGTTTTTTCAGGTGAAGTGAGGTGATACATATGGAAAGCATGCCCAGCCAAATGCTCCTCTGGAACTCCCACCATCTCAATTTGTTGCTTGGGATCCCGGATCATTTGTATCTAAAGGAAGTTCAATAAGTAACAGATTCATGgtcaataaaataacatttggGTTAGTAAGTCGACGTAATGCTGATTTTTCTAAGACCAGCAAGATCTAGCTGGATAATAGAATTCTTAGATTTCAATAAGAACAATATTCAAAACAACAGAATGTTAACATGAATAATTTTCATCCTTTAGCTCAGGCTGATCCATCCATCCATATGCATGTACACCTAATAGATAATGCAAAAGGCAAGGCTTTTAACATAGAGAGTTTGAATATCCTTGTCAGTCACAAATATCCATCCCAGCAACtctattttataatatctattcAAACAGCTACAATTTTAGCTTCACTATACACTTACCATGAGGTGGCTATGTCATAtccataaaatattacaatacaGAACTCGTAAAATAGTAAAAACTAGAAACTATTAAATACTCAGTCGTGACAAGACATTGTATGCCATATAACACACCTGATCCATATCAAAAGAGACCCCCAATTTCTGAAAGCATGATATAACAGCTTTGGCAGTTCCAGATGTGTCCACTTTACTTGTTTGATGGGACTCCAATAccttaatacaaaaaaaaaaaaaaaatcagccaCTAGCATTATTACATCAATATATCAACTTAATGAAATGCAAGCATCCTTTGATTTGTTAGGCTCATTTAGTTTACcaacaaaaatatgataaagaaaagaCTCGTGTTTAgaattctaaatttgaaaatcaatgCTATGTGTGTAGGGGTCTGTGGCTGAGAAGCAGAAGTTTGCTAAATGAATATCACTTTTACACTAATCATTACTCCTTACAACGTATGCAATCACAATGAAGACtgaaaaaagatattaaagCCGTTTGATCCTAAAATAATGCAGAAACAAAGAAGTACCTGAAGTGAATACCCAGAAAAGGCTCCAGGAAATTGCTCAGCCATTATTTCCATAGCTGCAAGGAATGCAACAACCTACCAAGCAAAATCATTAGGAAATTGAATACAATAGATCACAGTGCATCAAAGTATTTACGTTTAATTAGAAGTGTAGGATCCACAATACCTGCTTTCCCATTTGCGGGGAGATCACAGCATAGACTCTTGAGTTTTCTACAGTCTTATACAATTTATCCCTATCCCCTCCTGTGGTTCCCATAACAAAGGGCACTCCAACTTTGCAGTAAAGCTCTGCATTATCTACATTTTGCCAAAATAATCACaagaaatcaaactaaatatagaGAAGCCTCTATGCaccataatttttctttttcaaacaaCCAGAATCATGATCAGTTACCATTCACTGCACTTGGCACAGTGTAGTCCACCACGATCATGTTTGGATATTTATCAAAAA
This genomic interval from Mangifera indica cultivar Alphonso unplaced genomic scaffold, CATAS_Mindica_2.1 Un_0097, whole genome shotgun sequence contains the following:
- the LOC123207735 gene encoding 4-hydroxy-tetrahydrodipicolinate reductase 2, chloroplastic-like isoform X1 encodes the protein MALLFKAPCTAISYLQKTQIFKKQCFGFDNVNNSNNNVVFSRPRCLVPAVLSMSSTTKPIQELETPGSKSFNIPIMVNGCSGKMGKAVIKAADTIGLQLVPVSFGSEEESGKTLEVCGKEILVHGPSDRESVLASVFDKYPNMIVVDYTVPSAVNDNAELYCKVGVPFVMGTTGGDRDKLYKTVENSRVYAVISPQMGKQVVAFLAAMEIMAEQFPGAFSGYSLQVLESHQTSKVDTSGTAKAVISCFQKLGVSFDMDQIQMIRDPKQQIEMVGVPEEHLAGHAFHMYHLTSPEKTVSFEFQHNVCGRSIYAEGTIDAVIFLSKKVQSQADKLIYNMIDVLREGNMR
- the LOC123207735 gene encoding 4-hydroxy-tetrahydrodipicolinate reductase 2, chloroplastic-like isoform X3; translation: MSSTTKPIQELETPGSKSFNIPIMVNGCSGKMGKAVIKAADTIGLQLVPVSFGSEEESGKTLEVCGKEILVHGPSDRESVLASVFDKYPNMIVVDYTVPSAVNDNAELYCKVGVPFVMGTTGGDRDKLYKTVENSRVYAVISPQMGKQVVAFLAAMEIMAEQFPGAFSGYSLQVLESHQTSKVDTSGTAKAVISCFQKLGVSFDMDQIQMIRDPKQQIEMVGVPEEHLAGHAFHMYHLTSPEKTVSFEFQHNVCGRSIYAEGTIDAVIFLSKKVQSQADKLIYNMIDVLREGNMR
- the LOC123207735 gene encoding 4-hydroxy-tetrahydrodipicolinate reductase 2, chloroplastic-like isoform X2, yielding MALLFKAPCTAISYLQKTQIFKKQCFGFDNVNNSNNNVVFSRPRCLVPAVLSMSSTTKPIQELETPGSKSFNIPIMVNGCSGKMGKAVIKAADTIGLQLVPVSFGSEEESGKTLEVCDNAELYCKVGVPFVMGTTGGDRDKLYKTVENSRVYAVISPQMGKQVVAFLAAMEIMAEQFPGAFSGYSLQVLESHQTSKVDTSGTAKAVISCFQKLGVSFDMDQIQMIRDPKQQIEMVGVPEEHLAGHAFHMYHLTSPEKTVSFEFQHNVCGRSIYAEGTIDAVIFLSKKVQSQADKLIYNMIDVLREGNMR